The genome window CTTCTAATGCTCCTAATAAACTAGTAAAACTACCTGCTCTCATAGCAACATCATAAATAGTGTTTGGTAGAAGTACTTCATCGACCACGTGAATTACACCATTTGAAGCTACTAAATCAGCCTGTACAACATTGACTCTACCAACTTGTACACCCTCACTTTTGCTGATCTCTAGCTTAGTACCTGCTAAAGTAGTTACCATCTGACCATTTTCTAATGAACCTGAAAGGTTAGTATTTTCTACTACGTGATGTGCTAAAATTCTTGCGATATATTCTGTAGATAGACCCGTTAAGTCTACCATTTCGAAAGCATCATCTGTTGGAGCAAAAACTGTGTAATCAGTTGTTCCATCCATATCTACTAAAGAAGTTAGTTCAGTAGCATCCAAAGCACCTAATAGTGATGAAAAACTACCAGCTTCTTTAGCAAGGTCATAAATAGTTGTTGGTTTTAATACTCCATCAATTACGTGGATTACACCATTAATTGTTTTGATATCAGCTGCCGTTACATTTGCCTCATCAATCATTACACCTGATGCTGAAACAGCAACATTTAAATCTGTACTAATTAGTGTGGGCACTTCCATTCCATCTGATAATGATCTAGATAATGTTGTACCTTCTGCTACATGGTGCATTAATAATCTCTGAAGATCCATTTTTTCTACTTCAGATAATGAAACCTTTGCAGCAGTAAATGCATCGTTTGTTGGTGCAAATACTGTATAATCTGCATCAGCATTTGAGAAAGTAGCCACTAATTCTGCTTGTGATAAAGCAGATACTAAAGTTGTGAAACTAGGATTACTGATAGCCACCTGAGCGATAGTTAACGCTTCTGTAGTTACCATCACATCCGAGATAACATGGATTACACCATTACTTGCTTCTACATCAACAGCGGTAACTTGAGCACCACCAACAGTGACAACACCATCAGTGATATCGACTTCTAGCATTGTACCTGCTAGTGTTTCAACCATTTGTCCATCAGAAAGATCTGATGAAAAAACACTCCCTTGTACTACGTGGT of Flammeovirga agarivorans contains these proteins:
- a CDS encoding fasciclin domain-containing protein, producing the protein MRTINLFKIMLTIGLFGLFTSCSDDDNDNPTNLPAVEEAQTIAGIASSTDDFSTLTSALTDAQLVSVFADLGGDYTVFAPTNDAFNKLLAAENGISSFDDLSDEALDKLLKHHVVQGSVFSSDLSDGQMVETLAGTMLEVDITDGVVTVGGAQVTAVDVEASNGVIHVISDVMVTTEALTIAQVAISNPSFTTLVSALSQAELVATFSNADADYTVFAPTNDAFTAAKVSLSEVEKMDLQRLLMHHVAEGTTLSRSLSDGMEVPTLISTDLNVAVSASGVMIDEANVTAADIKTINGVIHVIDGVLKPTTIYDLAKEAGSFSSLLGALDATELTSLVDMDGTTDYTVFAPTDDAFEMVDLTGLSTEYIARILAHHVVENTNLSGSLENGQMVTTLAGTKLEISKSEGVQVGRVNVVQADLVASNGVIHVVDEVLLPNTIYDVAMRAGSFTSLLGALEATDLASTFNMDGDMEYTVFAPTDDAFSNVDVSTLTTEELANVLKHHVVSSKVLSTALSDGQMVTTLAGTTLTVSISDNNTVMIGNATVSTANVEASNGVIHIIDTVLLP